The Watersipora subatra chromosome 7, tzWatSuba1.1, whole genome shotgun sequence genomic interval ccaaatacatattactagtttttaaatttattgtattaCTAACTGTGCTTCCGGCgatgcccgagtattaaaaatcagcttaaaaacaatgagaagtaatgagagctgcttgccacttgctgtttgcctggcacattgccaatgggaAATTTGAGTCAGCTCACTAATGAGAGCTATTCGTCTCCGCGATGTTATTCAATTACCCTAGGTAATATGCAAAGTCACTGGGTATTttctcccatatagcgacatatatcggctAATGAAGAAATCATTCTCTGTGGCCTAATTGGTAGAGCGTtggactggtgaatgggagggtcTGCGATCAAATCTTGTTTGGTATGGttactttattccaagattctaataatagctattgcTGGACAAACACATCCACAAATACAGGAagacacaaactttgaaatatatatGGATTATCATTGTATATGTAtaagattatatattatatcattatcaATTTGCTCATTAGGTAATTAAGCTATCGGTttgttgtttgtaatattttgttcGAATTAAGTATATATTTTGCTCCAATCTTACATAAACAAGCACTCATAGCCTGCAAGTTACGATATTTTTtaagcatgtatatatatttaaaagctGTTTTAGCTCAAGATATGCCAGTAGCCTCGAATTAGATTTTTTAAGGAAATCATGGATTTCCTATAAACTTTTATCAAACATATATATGTCATTTATCTCCCAATAGTGATAGCATCATTTTCAAGTTACGGATATGGTTGTTCAATGGGAATTcctatttgatatatatattttaatagcaTTCTATTAGTAGCATTTTTAACTGGTACATATATTTGCCCGTCTTCTATCAGGGTTTCACAACTTCAGCATTCCAGTAGCAATATATTCAAATGCAAATGAAGCATATATTTATCCATAACTGCTATTATCTTTATGAACCAGTAGCCGTTTACTAGCATTGGTTTCAAACATGGcttgcattttttaaagttGTGTCTCAGCATCCATGATgctgataaattataatatattttctgtGTGTCAACAGTTCTGTTAGAgccaataattctaaaaaatacATCGCGTTCCACTTCATTCTAAAACCAAAAGGAcgataaaaagctcaaaaataattttatatatcagTAATACAAgctcattttatatattatattgatatagtagcctatattttttatatgttggCATTTTTATTGAGATCtcatatattatatcaaactgtataagtttgaatgaaaAATATGAATTAGATCTTGAGAACAGAATACTGGTAGGGATATAAACTGCAAGCAAGTGGAACATCCGAATACACCAGTTACCTAGAGCCACAAAGCCTTGTTAAAAATGGACAGAACATTTTACATTCATTaataaagcaaattttagtcaGCGATGCTTGAATCAAGAGATACATTCTGAAGATTGAActgcaaaattttaatatatttcatgTTATTGTGTTGAAAGGTATATTACAGGGGGGGAGAGtttcattttaaactgttttcaaTGTATCACTTTATGCATCAAATATTTAGTTGTTTCAGCACATTAGCTATGACTTTGAGATTGGCAGGTTTGGCAATGGTATTTCTGAGGTACCTATGAGATTGGCAGGTTTGGCACTACTATTTCTGAGGTACCTATGAGATTATGTGGGGATTTTTTATTGGAAGGCACCTATTTGAAAGTCAGTTATTTGTTATACAAATAACCTAAATGcagttgtttgtattgttatgtTTTGCTCAAAGAATTAATgctacatattttcaataaacacAGCCGCCGAGTACAAAAATACTTCAAATTTATGAGATAAATTTGAAAAACAGTAGATGATCCTACCATGgaaataatccattccaagaatGTTGCTGTGACACTAACAAGCACAATTTGTTTGTTAGTGTCCTGCTCTGCTGCTAGCGCTGATTAAAGTCAAGTTATCACCTCTGTAACTGTAAGGAGTTTCGCAAAATGCCATTGTCACACACTCTTTGAGAAAAGAAGGTCGGCTGCCAAACACATTATTATCCTAAAAGATCCACTCACTAGTGCCATTCCGGTAGATTTCTTGTAGTAACAATCCCTTTTGCACAAATTCTAAATGCTTTACTATTTCAATTTTTCCCAGCCCTtcctaaaatataatttttctaaAGCGCTGATGGCACTTGTCTGGATTCAATTTTGTTCAGTGCTTACCCAAACAACattgtttttaaagatttttggaATCATCTGTATAcatattttgctgattttagtaCATAACTGTCAGTTCTTCACAATGATGTTTTTGAATGATCCGGCTTAGCTTTTACAGCGCTCTGATCTAACAGGCAGTTAGTATTTACATTCCATTCTTGACTGTACGTGGTTTTTAATAcatctattttatttaatataatactgttgattgttatattattattactgttttaacagttgttttagaaatttgcattttaaaaAGTGCATTCATAGTTAGGCTATAGATGAGAGTCTAAAAACTTCTTTAATGAGTTGACAATATTAGTTCCCCAATATATGTCTGAATCCCAGGTCTTTTATGAAAATCGATGCGAAGATAAAAGACACAATTTGGGACAAcattaaaaaacaatataataaaaaatacagatGAGCAAGACTAAACCCTTCAAAAACTGTCATTGAGGGTCAAAGAAAGTTTTTACCACAACTAATCATAGTCGTGTAATATAGTTTAGATTATTGCCAACTAAGGAAGTAGATTCATCACAATGAAAGCATATCGTTGATGCATTATAGACTATAGAGACTCCTTTTTAAAATGTTCTAATTAGATAAACGAATTATGCGTTATTACTGTCTCGTAAAGCATAAACTTCTGGTACTTCAGCTCTCTTTTATGCACCATGTGGTATTGCTTTTTAGTGACTCTACAAGTCTACACCGCTAAAGAACATGGCTCTAAAAATTATACCAGGATAGACTACTGTTTCTATTGTGAGAAAGCTGTCAAGTCTCGCATAAGTAGGCATTATGCCAGGAAACATTCAGAGAGGTCAGCTGTCCAAGAAGCTTTAAAGCTTTTAGGTCATCAACGCCAACGAGCTTTTGCCAAAATTCAGAACCGAGGAAATTTCAAGCACAATATGAAGGTAAGTGTGACAATACGGACTCAAATAGGCTCTTGTAATGAatttcatcaattttaaaatttctaatAGAAATTACATAACCTTGGATTTTTAACCAATAGAAATTACATAACCTTCTTAAATTGGATTCTTAATCAATATATGAAGGTTGCTATAAAGGTCTTTAACTTTAAATTATATGGATTGATAAGTATTCGTGTCATATTCGTGTCATATTAGTTGTCTGATGGGTCATATTCGTGTCATATTAGTTGTCCGATAACCTCTCAAAGattgaattgcaacaaaattcagaGTACAGTtaattgatatcaaaagattcaccgtgtcttactttgctatgttgtaggtataaaatatgtggaaatgtgattgtaAGCTTATAAAAGCTCAGAATCAAACAGCAGCCATCACGAAATCGGCGTAGGTTGGAATCTTTGTATTCTGATAAAATACTCAACTcaacgtggttattgttttgacacatgatgttatcacgtgaaataaaaggctcaatataaaacatcttgtAGCACTTGCTtacgacaaacactttgggttctacctgAAAGCCctcatcaaatatagatgctcgcgaTTTTACAGTGTTGTTTCAGCTTGATTCAATCATCTAgtagtaatctgatcatgtaacccatACTTGCTGCCAAATGACAATTTcttcagcattttttgactatcacaggtgaccaacaggctcctcatgtttatcagaggttgatatgcactccttcgaactaaggttaaaaactagtttttatgttaggatttgagatatcagtgctcaaagtgacagcattacaatgatgatgatgatgatgatgatgatgatgaaatagatgcttaaggacaatagacatggttttattgaatgcttgaagtatatttgtgaaaatatttcgacgagtgAGATcacatgaaagtgtaaacagaagcacatcgtgctCAACTGTGTTTCATTTGAGCAGTTTTTGAGAGGAATTCCAACCTAcggtgttttcgtgatggctgcgattaactgttcattttgagctttgaagagcttgtaatcacatttccacatacgttgcacttacaacacagcagagtaagacatggtgaaccttttgataccaaacaactgtaatgtgaattttgttgcaagtcaacctttaagaggtTATAGGACAACTAATATgccttttttaaattgatttaaaatatttttttaatagtcACTGACTTGTGCCACAATTGTGTATTGCAGGACACTTTGCTAGATCTTGTTTGTATATCTGCACCAGTTATCAACCGTGTAACCATGCAAATATACATTCAATAATATTGTGTTTACAGGTTTTGAAAGATGGATATGGAGAGTTGGTGCCAGTAAAGAGATCAATTCAAGGGACTGATGCATTTCAAATGCTTCCTTGTAGCTATTGCTTTGGCTTTTACACGTCACGATTTCTGAAATCCCACATGGCAACTTGCTCTTTCAGTACGAAGAGAGCCAGAACGACATTCCCCTCCACCCTTAATCAGACGTCCTTGCGCACAAAGCTCTCTAAAATGTCAGTAAAAGAAACACAATCGCTGAAATGTTCAAGCAGGCTATGTGACCCCAAGTCAAATTCAGGTATGCGCGCAGTGTATGTGGTGATGCCAGTCCATGTTAAGTTGCAAACACAAGCTATTGCACATTTGGATGACATTATCCGAGTAAGTGACGGACACAGTCTGATTGGTTTTTATTTAGCTTGAGAAACTCGTAAAATTATGATTTATGGTCAACGGTAAACATATCAGTATTACTTGTTTTTTATATACCGTAAGTtcttatgctcaagccgcacggcttgtcgttgggcgcggcttctggttcaaggtcataggccgcggctaaagccaagtttttaaaacttacgcgGGGttcagggcggcttctcgataaatgctgTCTCTGCTCAGTTTCGCGCTATAACCATAACATCGCAGTCGTGATAAACTTTTATGTACtgggttttggcgacctactcgtttattttcaaggtcatgtttatggaatactttagactaaagaagaatttatcgctcacGTTTAACgcaccacagtcataggttattaaCATGAGTGTGAAAccctctaacagtgcaataaaaatctagctgagacatggcaagtaagttcttgatgcaagggtttaggaattttaatttgaacttggaagtaaaagaaagttCTTTTCacgtgtactgatgtagcctgttttcttattcaagaggatgggggtatagcgaaacccgtctTAACACTCGCTTCCGAAagggtcaaggacgacaaaacctcagtcattagcctCGGTCTGTaggcatatgcggcttgttgaaagattattttttctttcgtgagtcatctgttttttCTGTCATCTGTCGCgacttgagcatgaggacttacggtagtTAACATATAACAGTAGTCATATTTAATAATCAACGCATTTAGCTTCAAAGTATTTGATAGATGTTTTAATCGCATTTGATATTGCAGCTAATCAATTAATATCTACCCGTTTTAAGCAGATTCGCAAACGTTCTAGTTTCAGCTgtgataaataattttaagtGAATTCTCAGCTCTTCTAATGATGTGagcaaaatatttactaaaatgaaTAGCAATTGATGAATTTTGCTCGACTTTGAATCCTCTGTTAGGATAACAACATTTTATCAGTACAACTCCCTCAGAAGCTTTTATTGAAGTCTGAGAAAAACTATCATATTATGGCTGCATCGTTGCGGTTGATCAAAACTGGTCAAAACAGAGATACATCTAcactatatatgtatttctcaaagtttgtctgtgtatTTGTCgttgtgtatgtccagctatagctattaaaatttcgAAATTTAAGATTTCGTGACAtggtggatttgaactcgcggaGATTGCAACCAAAAGATCTCAATCCACGCGCTCTCCCACTGAGCCACACCAGGCGTATTGATAAAAGGTCTTATTACATACGGTATACCGTATGCACAAACTAACTGACGTATTATTTAAAACTCTATTagttctatgaaacacgatgctttttcttgttttttgaactactaatttcattttttcgtaaggttcaattgctatatctgCTGTCAAGGCTAATTCTTTTTACACAGACAATTGTATTACCTCCATAAGAAGAGCTTTGACATTCTCTCACCGTTCAGTCAGACAGAGGCAGTACGATAtctatctcatttttacatttgtaccagtatcaagaggtaccagtatcatcgtgtTCAAAagctatgaattctattatttccataaaacacgatgcttttttacGTTTTCTCAAACTTCTATTTTGGGTTTTTGGTAAGGTTCAACTGCTATATCTGtggtcaaggccaatttttaTCACACTGAGAGTTGTAGTATCTCCGTAGGAAGAGCTTCAACATTCTCTcaccattcggtcagacaaagacagctCTGACAgctacgatatctcatttttacatttgtaccagtattgagaggtaccagtatcatctaTGTCAAAGTTTTCATAGATAGCTTCTGGGGAACAGTGACCTTTttcatacacacacttctacacaagaattgctattattgattctacatattcaggatttttattttgttttctcagtttgtattaattgtatcattattgaatcatcttttattgtaattgtaacaaaacagacttaatttagctattacttgctaattatttcacatttacatctagacctttgtgtagttttttttttttaatttatttgacctgcgcgaaacattttcttcatgatatgaagttgaaAAGTTACcgttgtttgataaagtttgaaaacctttacagctgtttttattttttcacctaacttatttcaactacacaaaacacttttttcatgatatgctgtttgaaagttagaatggcacatgttggtatatgttaaatgcaaatcaattttctgttcattgacttttttatgacccgggcaacgccgggtagcacagctagtatttgATAAAATGAGAATTCCAAGCTCGGTGTAAGTAAACTTGTAAGTGTCACTGCAGGTTACATCAGTTTTCGAAGATTATATTGATGTATTATAGAGTTTAGGGACtttctttaaatatttatattagataCGCCCAGTTCATTATTATCATCGTCTCGTAAAGCATAAACTTCTGGTACTTCAGTTCTCTTTAATGCACCATGTGGTGTTGCTCTTTAGTGACTCTACAAGTCTACACCGCAAAAGAACATGGCTCTAAAAATTATACCAGGATAGACTACTGTTTCTATTGTGAGAAAGCTGTGAAGTCTCGTATAAGCAGGCATTATGCCGGAAAACACTCAGAGATGACAGCTGTCCAAAAAGCTCTAAAGCTTGTAGGTAATGAGCGTCATCGAGCTTTTGCCAAAATTCAGAACCAAGGCAATTTCAAGCACAATATGAAGGTAAGTATGACAATTTGGATTCAAATCAGCTCTCTTAATTAAGTTTCACCTATTTTTCAAGCTCTAATAGAAATTACTTATTCTTCTCAATTTGAACTTTTAGAAACATTCTTTGATAGTTGCTATAAAACTCATATGTTAAAATTTCATTGATAAATACATTATGACACACCGCCAAACAAATCACTTATAGATTCATAATTATTTTAGATTTAGGTTAGATCATATTAGCGCTGTCCCAAAACCTCTCTAAACACGATACTCGTGTCAATGAAAGGTTACTGCATGAAGGCCTGGTGACTTGAGACAAGTTCAtctatgtgtgtatataaattaaataaaaaggttttctatAGCCCTTTAAAGGGGACTGGGTTTTTTACTTACCAGTTTATACTAGATGACATATTTTGTTGTGAAAGCCATTAGGTGAATTTTTTCAGTTGACTTAAAATATATGTTGATTAGTCACTGACATCTGTAGGCACCTGTATTGCAAAGAACTCTGCTACAGCTTGTATATACAACATGTATCAGTAGCATAAACTTTGCAAATCCGTTCAATAATATTGTGCTTATAGGTTTTAAATAATGGAGATGGAGAGCTAGTGCCAGTAAAGAGACCAATTCGCCAGACTGATGCAGGCCAAATGCTTCCTTGTAACTATTGCTTTGGCTTCTACAC includes:
- the LOC137399513 gene encoding uncharacterized protein; translated protein: MEKTVAIKKEIQLTDSLLNLYPTDIEIEVESTDIPFNAQDVEVKVEPKDVSQKGQVTLQVYTAKEHGSKNYTRIDYCFYCEKAVKSRISRHYARKHSERSAVQEALKLLGHQRQRAFAKIQNRGNFKHNMKVLKDGYGELVPVKRSIQGTDAFQMLPCSYCFGFYTSRFLKSHMATCSFSTKRARTTFPSTLNQTSLRTKLSKMSVKETQSLKCSSRLCDPKSNSVTLQVYTAKEHGSKNYTRIDYCFYCEKAVKSRISRHYAGKHSEMTAVQKALKLVGNERHRAFAKIQNQGNFKHNMKVLNNGDGELVPVKRPIRQTDAGQMLPCNYCFGFYTSRFLKYHMATCSFRSKDTTTSFPSTLNRISLRTKPSKMPRIERKFTESFSRLCDTKSTSGIKRKWTQDEKDKFAEIYANDTLSTKEKIRELKQAFPYRSEAVIRARCSNVKLNKVS